A stretch of DNA from Fimbriiglobus ruber:
AGCGCCGGTGCGAGGGACCGGGCCGGGTTCATGGACGCCCCACTGATGGGGCCGGCGAACAACGCTTCCAGCGCGACCACCGAGCCGACAATGACCCCGACCAACCCGCCCCGCTCCTTGCTCCCGGTCGACACACTCAGGATCACGAACACGAGGAAGAAGGCGAGGATCACTTCCAAAGCGAGTGCCTGGTACGGACTTCCGTGCGGGAGCGTCGCGCCGAGCGTGGCGTGTTCCGGGAACAGCAGTAGGAGTGCGCCGCAGGCTGCCAGCGCTCCCGCGAGTTGAGCCGCGATGTAACCGGGGACGGATTTGAGCGGAAATCGCCGGGCCAACACGAAAGCGATGGTCACGGCCGGGTTCAGGTGTGCGCCGGAAACGTCCCCGATTGCGTAGATCTGGGCCAGCACGACCAGGCCGAACACGAGCGAAATCCCGACGTGTGTGACCGCGCCGCCGGAAACGTCGTTTACGACGATCGCCCCGCACCCGGCGAACACCAAACAAAACGTCCCCAGCGCCTCGGCCGCAAATTTTTGCATCTGTTCGTTCCGCTCGGTAGGATGCTGCGATCGCTCTGGACCGCGGGCGCCGCGTGGGGTATTTTTGTGCGGATGGATCGTCGGGCCCCGGTCGGCAGACCTACCGCCGGAGTCGGAGGCAGGCATGGATACCAGCCGGTCACTCGTTGCCGTTGTATTGATCGCGGCCGTCGCGGCGTCGCCCGGGTGTGCGCGCGCATTCGCCCGTAAAAATGCCGGCCCCAACGCGGTCATCCCTGTCAGTGACACCTCTCAAACGCCGGCATCGCCGCCCTCCGCCCAGCCCCCGCCCGTCGCCGCGCCCAAGCCGCCGGCCGAGCCTTCCGTCGCGCCGCCGCGGGCGGACGCGATTTCCGAGCCCTCCGTCCCGCCGCTGCCCGATGTGACCGGCCCCGTGCCGGTGGCGAACGCCGTCCCGCCGATCAACGTCCCGCCCGAGGTGCCGGACGCGCCCGTCCAGCGGGCCCAGGGTATGGCCGACAATTCCGGCGGGGTTGTGTCGGCCGACTCGGACGACCGGCGGCCGCTCAAGGAGCGGCTCGAAGAAATGCGGAAGAAGCGCGAAGAACGCCGCGAGCAGCGCCGCGAAGATCGCGACCCCATGCCGCTGCCGAGCCTGCCCGCACTCCCGCCGCCCAGTAACGTGAAGCCGCCGGCCGCCGCCGAGCCGGTGCCGAGTCCCACGCCTGCCGCGCCTGCGCCAATGCCGGCAGTGAATGCCGCAACGTCTCCGGTGCCCGCGAGTAGTTCGGCCGACGTCAAGCAACTCCTCGACATGGCGCGGGCCCGGTACGCCACCGTGACCGACTTCGAGGCCCGGATGGTGCGGCGCGAGGTGGTGAACGGCAAGGAACAGCCGGGCGAAGAGGTGCTGTATAAGTTTCGCAAAGAACCGCTCAGCGTGTACATGAAGACGGTGAGCGAGAACGGGAAGGGCCGCGAAGTCCTGTACGTGAAGGGCCAGTTCGACGGCAAAATGCACGTCATCACCGGGAAAGGCGACAACCGGCTCGTGGGCGTCGGCTTCAAGACGACCGTCGACCCGGACAGCAATACGGCGACCGCGAAGAGCCGGTACCGGATTTACGAAGCCGGGTTCGGCCGCACGCTCGACGGACTGGTGAAGTCGGTCGAGAAGGGCGCGGTGAAGGTCGTCGGCGAAGTCCGGCGGAAAGAGTACGAGTTCCCGCTGACGGCCATCGAAGTGACGATCCGCCCCGGCGACGACGCCATGATGCCGAAAGGCGGCAAGCGGCAAATCTTCTTCGACGCGAAGAAAGACTCCCCGTCGTACCTCTTCCCGGTCCTGGTCGTCGCGACCGACGCGGACGGCCGCGAGGTCGAATACTACTGCTTCGACGGCATCAAAGTCCCGTCCGGGATGAAGGACGCGGACTGGACGCCGGACATCCTCGGGAAGAAGAAGTAGAAGACTTCTTCGCCGCAGATTCACGCAGATAAACGCGGATCAGAACAGAGATCAGAAAACGAAATTCTTGTTTGATTTCTGTTCTGATCCGCGTTTATCTGCGTGAATCTGCGGCGAAAATTTGTGACTGCACCCCGGAGTTCACTTCCCCATGAAGCCTCTCGCTTTAACTCTCGCGCTGCTCGTCGGCGCCACGGCGGCCCGCGCGGCCGACCCGGTTGTTCTCGACCTGTGGCCGGGCAAACCGCCCGGTGAGACCGGGACGATCCCCGTCTCGGAGACCAAGAAAACCGCGACCCGTGACGGCAAGATTGTCGTCACCAGCCTGACCAACGTGTCGGTGCCGACGCTGTCCGTGTACGCCGCGCCGAAGGAACACGCCACGAACGTGGCGGTGGTCGTCTGCCCGGGCGGCGGGTACACGAACCTCGCCTGGGACCACGAAGGCGAGCAGGTCGCCGCGTGGCTGAACTCGATCGGCGTGACCGCGGCCGTACTCAAGTACCGCGTCCCGCGCCGCGAGGGGACGCCCGCCGGGCAGTCGCCCGTGCAGGCGCTGATGGACGCCCAGCGGGCCGTCGGTTTGGTTCGCGCGAAGGCCAAGGACTGGGGCGTCGACCCCGCGAAGATCGGCCTCCTCGGCTTCTCCGCCGGCGGGCACCTGACGGCCTGGGTCTCGACGAACTACGACGCCCGCGCGTACGAGCCGGTGGATGAGGCGGACAAGGTGAGCTGCAAGCCCGACTTCGCCGTGACCATCTACCCGGGCGGCGTTCTCAAAAAGGACTCGACCGAACTCCGCCCGGAACTCAAAGTTACCGCCAGCACCCCGCCGACGTTCCTCGTCGTCGCGAGCGACGACAAGGGGAGCGCGGAGAGTACGCTGTTCTACTACCTGGCCCTCAAGCGAGCAGGCGTCCCGGCCGAGATGCACATCTACTCCGTCGGTGGCCACGGCTTCGGCCTCCGCCCGACCGGCAAGCCGGCCGCGACCTGGCCGAAGCGCTGCGAAGAGTGGATGCATGAGCAGGGCATCCTGAAGAAGTAGGGCACGCTATCTTTGCGATGCGGTTATCCTGTTAATGCGAGTTCGTTCCGGGCGGGCGAGTTCCTGGTGAGAATTGGGTTCGTTTTGCAAAAACTGGTTCTGCGTCGACTCGGCGACGGCTGCAAGCCCATACACGTCGCCGCATATTGGGTTCGTTTCGCAAAAACCGTATGCCTCGGGCGCCCGACCGCGCCCATCGTCTTTCGCCCATCTCTGAAAAGGAGTGCTCATGTCTCCAGAGCACGCACGTCGGCTCTTGCTTTGTTGCCTGATGGTGGTCGCGGGCTCGGCCACCGTGGGAAATTGTGCCGAGCGCGAAACGAAAGCGGAATCGGTTTGGCACAAGTATTTCCGCAAACAGGCGGCCGAGTATCGCATCGTTTCTACCGACGAGAAATTGCCTCCCGTCAAGCTCGCCAAAGATCCTGTCATGTTCTGGACGCAGCCGGTGAGGGGCGGAGAAGACGGGGCCGTCTTTCTGTGGACCCGCGCCGGCCGGCCCGTCGTGATCGCGACGTTCTTCATTTGGCCGGCGGGGAAAGGCGTCCAGGCCGTTGCGCACGAATTTCACAGTTTGGCCGAGGAACCGCTCGACGCGAGGCGGAACAAACAACACTGGACGCCGCCGGCGGGTGCCGTGAAATACCAAACGCTGACAGGAGTGGAAGCGCCGGCCGCGACGGCGGAACGCCGGCTACTGCAACTCAAACAGCTCTCGCGGACCTTTGACGCGAAGAGCATCGACGCCCAGATGAAGGATACGGAACTCCGGCTGCTGCCGCGGCCCGTCTACCGCTACGAACCCGAGGCGGTCACCCCCTCAGACGTGTTCGACGGCGCGATCTTCGGATTCGTCCAGGGGACCGATCTGGAAGTCGTTCTCATGTTGGAAGCGGTTCACACCCCGGCCGGCGACGTCTGGCGGTGTGCCACGGCGCGAATGTCCGACCTGGCGCTCGTGGTCCGGCGCGGCGGGAAACCGTTCTGGGAGGTCGGGAAGTCCGAGGTCGACAAGCCCGCGGGAGCCTACTACTGCACCACCGTCGAGGAACTCGCCAAGCCGCCTGCGGAATAATCGCGCGACGCTCGCCCTCTTTTTCCTTTCTCGTTTCGAGGCTGGCGAATCAGACCTCCCGGGCGCGGCTGCGCGTGCGGTACGTCGCCACGGACCCCTTCTGCCATCGCGGCACCCGCACCGGCCGAGTTGACAGCTATCGGTGGTGCGGATTGTGCTTTGGCTGCCCACTTTCTCCGCGCCAGTTCGCCTTAACTAGTTGAAATTTCAAGTGTAAAATAGGGTCAGGGCGACGCAACCGTGCGCCGGCACCAAGTTTGCACAGGGCGTTGAGCGGGAAACAGGCCCTTCCACGAGGGACTTCGGACCGTACCGCCCGTCGAAATCCGCGGGGGTGCGCCGTTCGGGGCCTCCGGGGAGGTAAACGGATGACAGCGGAGACGAATACCGACCCCGCGAGCGACCCCGGCCACCCGTTCTCCATCCTGGTTACGGATGACGACCGCGGGTCACGCGAGGCGTTGGCCGATCTGTTGGCCGAGCGTGGGTTTACAACGGTTCAGGCGGCCAGCGGCGAGGAAGCGATCGAGATCGTCCGGATCGAAATGATCCACCTCGTGTTCTTCGACATGCACATGCCACGGATGACGGGCCTCGAAGCGCTCCAACAGGTGCGGATTTTCAACGCCCTCCTGCCGGCCATCCTGGTCACTGGGGACGCGACCCGCGAACTGATCCGGCAGGCGTTCCTGGCCCAGGTTTATAGTGTGATCCCGAAGCCCGTGAACAAGAACATCGTGCTCCACACGCTGGCCCGGGCCCTCCAAAAAGTGTACGGCGAGCCCCCGCCCGGCGACCCGGCGGCCCCGCCGACGACGTGACGCCGGGCCCGCCGACGCGCCCGGCCTCGCGATTTTCCTTGCGACGAACTGACTCTCGACCCCGGTTTAGGAGAACCAAGACGATGAACATCATCCCGTTGAACGAGAAGATCGTGGTCCAGCGGCTGGAAGCGGAAGACAAGACGGCCGGCGGGATCATCCTCCCGGACACCGCGAAGGAAAAGCCCAAGCAGGGCAAGATCCTCGCCGTCGGCGAAGGCAAGCCGCTCGAAAACGGATCCCGCGCCCCCTTCCAGGTCAAGGTCGGCGACCGGGTGCTCTTCACGTCCTACGCGGGCAACGAAGTCAACGTCGGCAACAAGGAATACCTGATCATGACCGAAGACGACATCCTGGCCGTCGTCGGGTAAGCGGGTTCGGTTTGGAGCGGTCGGCTACAACACGCGGGGGCGCGGAATATTTCCGAGCCCCCGCGATTTTTTTTTAAAATTCTTTTGGCGTCGCCCTGCGCGGGTCTTTACCATGCACGCACTCCCGCTGCCCGCGGGCGGCCCGCGTGGCCGGAACCATCAGAGGTAGTTACCCGTCCGAATGTTCGATGGGGCTTTTGAGCGTTAACGACCGCGCGGGGGTTCGGGTTCGAGTTTCGGTCCTCGTATGGCAACGAACATCTACGTCGGCAACCTGCCCTGGCAGGCGACCCAGGAAGACCTGTACACGCTCTTCGCGCAGTACGGCACGGTCGCAAAAACGCAAATCATTACGGACCGCGACACCGGTCGGTCCCGCGGGTTCGGGTTCGTCGAAATGGCCACCGAGGCCGAGGCCCAGGCCGCGATCGACGCCCTGAACGAACAACCTTACAACGGCCGCCCGCTGACCGTGAACATCGCGAAGCCGCGTGAAGCGCGGCCGGGCGGTGGCGGTGGTGGCGGCGGCGGCCGGGGTGGGTACGGCGGCGGCGGTGGCGGGCGAGGTGGGTATGGCGGCGGCGGTGGGGGTATGGCGGCGGTGGGGGTGGCGGCGGATACGGCGGTGGCGGCGGCGACCGATACTAACGCCCCGCTGTTGTTCGCGGACACACTTCGCCTATAATTCGATTAACGTGACGAGCGCCCAGCGCCGCGGGTCGTGTGACCCGGCTGGGCGTTTTGTCGTTGGCGCAAAGTCGGTCCCAGAGGTTTCGCGGTATGCCGAAAGAGGAAGCGATCGAGGTCGAGGGCAAGGTCAAGGAAGCCCTCGCCAACACTCAGTTCCGGGTCGAACTCGACATCGGCGGGGAAGTCATCGCCCACGTCGCCGGAAAAATGCGAAAGAACTTCATCCGCATCATCCCGGGGGACCGGGTGAAGGTGGAGATTTCGCCGTACGACCTGACGCGGGGTCGCATTATTTACCGCGCACGATAAGTCGCGTCTCGCTCGTGTGGCGGGACTTGAGGAAATTTTGACAATCCGCGCCAGTTTTTTCTTGACTTCGAGGGTCAGTTTCGTCACTTTACCCCTGTCGCCCGGACGGCGACTTCCACACACCCCGAAGTGTCCACGGAGGGACCGACGATGCTCATCCAGACGGAATCCAAAGCACAGGGCTGGCGCGCGGTGGCGGTTATGGACGGTCACATTGAGGCGCTGTTGTTCGTGGGCCGGTCGTCCACGCAGGTCCGCGCCGGCTACCTCGAAGCGCTCAACGAGGTGCTGGACGAAGAAGAACGCGACCGGGTGACCACCGTCCGCCTCGAACAATGGCAAGGCGCCCCGGACGCCGGGAAGTGGCTGGAGAAGGCCCAGCTCCGCATGCCGACGCCCGCGAAACTGGCCCGCGCCGCATAAGCCGACACAGAATATCGAACTTCTCTCTCCCGAACCCGCCTCCGCAGTCATCCCACGACGGCGAGCGGGTTCGACTGATTTCCGGGACGCGCGAGCCGGTTGGGGCCATTTTCGTGTGACCGTAGCTCGCGACCCCATTTCTCACCGGCGGCACCCGAAAAAATGCGGGCGCGAACGTGTTTGAGACCCGCCGGGGGGCCATCCGGCCGTCACGGCGCTTGTATTGCGGCGCCCGTTTCCGAACAATATGCCAATTCCTGGCAGGCCGCGCGCGGGGAGCCCGCCGCGGGGTATGATCGATTGGCCGCGCGCGGCGGGCACCCGTATTAAAGGTGTCCGGGCGACCGGCGAAAGGAACCGTCATGAATTCCTATAATTCCTTGAGCGACGACTTTGGCATCTCCATGTATTTGGCTAGCAAAGTGGACATGCCGACCGGCCGCGAGACGGTTCTGCACTTCTTCGAGGCGATCCAGAAGCACTACCCGAAGATGACGGACTTCGAGAAGCGGGACGGCAACGAATACATGCTGGAGGAGGACCGCGACGCCGGCAGCTACCGGTGGGCGTCGCTCGACCCCAAGCGGCTCAGCTCGGGCTTCGTGAACCCGCCGACCCTGGAAGACGCCGACCAGCAAAACGAACGCCTGCTCGACATGGCCCCGTACCACCTGGGAATCTCCTCGCTCGACACCGATTCGCTCGACGTGGTTTACTACTTCGACCTGATGTACGCCGGGAACCACGACGAGGTGGTGGCGGAAGCCCTGGCGACGGGCGGCCCGCTGGAGAGCTTATCGAAGCTCCAGGCCGGGCGGGTGCTGAACTACCAGCCCGCGATGATGGTGGTCCTCGACGAATCCTGCCAGCTCCAGTGCCGGCTCAGCGTCGAGACGCGGACGACCGCTTACCAGATGCGGACGGGCAACTTCCCCGAGGCGCCGATCAGCGTCTACTTCACGGTCCGCCAGTTCTGGGGCAAGCAGCCGTTCAAGACGTTCGCGGACTCCTACCGCAACCAGCGCCGGCTGCTCGACGAACTGGTGACGGACCACATCGTCCCGCACGTGGTGCAACCGCTCGCCCGGGCGATCAGCGCGAAGCAGTAACGAGCGGGGATCTCTTGATCCCCCACGTCCAAATTCTTCCCC
This window harbors:
- the groES gene encoding co-chaperone GroES codes for the protein MNIIPLNEKIVVQRLEAEDKTAGGIILPDTAKEKPKQGKILAVGEGKPLENGSRAPFQVKVGDRVLFTSYAGNEVNVGNKEYLIMTEDDILAVVG
- the infA gene encoding translation initiation factor IF-1, whose protein sequence is MPKEEAIEVEGKVKEALANTQFRVELDIGGEVIAHVAGKMRKNFIRIIPGDRVKVEISPYDLTRGRIIYRAR
- a CDS encoding RNA recognition motif domain-containing protein, with the translated sequence MATNIYVGNLPWQATQEDLYTLFAQYGTVAKTQIITDRDTGRSRGFGFVEMATEAEAQAAIDALNEQPYNGRPLTVNIAKPREARPGGGGGGGGGRGGYGGGGGGRGGYGGGGGGMAAVGVAADTAVAAATDTNAPLLFADTLRL
- a CDS encoding alpha/beta hydrolase; translation: MKPLALTLALLVGATAARAADPVVLDLWPGKPPGETGTIPVSETKKTATRDGKIVVTSLTNVSVPTLSVYAAPKEHATNVAVVVCPGGGYTNLAWDHEGEQVAAWLNSIGVTAAVLKYRVPRREGTPAGQSPVQALMDAQRAVGLVRAKAKDWGVDPAKIGLLGFSAGGHLTAWVSTNYDARAYEPVDEADKVSCKPDFAVTIYPGGVLKKDSTELRPELKVTASTPPTFLVVASDDKGSAESTLFYYLALKRAGVPAEMHIYSVGGHGFGLRPTGKPAATWPKRCEEWMHEQGILKK
- a CDS encoding aquaporin; translation: MQKFAAEALGTFCLVFAGCGAIVVNDVSGGAVTHVGISLVFGLVVLAQIYAIGDVSGAHLNPAVTIAFVLARRFPLKSVPGYIAAQLAGALAACGALLLLFPEHATLGATLPHGSPYQALALEVILAFFLVFVILSVSTGSKERGGLVGVIVGSVVALEALFAGPISGASMNPARSLAPALVSGHLEHL
- a CDS encoding response regulator, translated to MTAETNTDPASDPGHPFSILVTDDDRGSREALADLLAERGFTTVQAASGEEAIEIVRIEMIHLVFFDMHMPRMTGLEALQQVRIFNALLPAILVTGDATRELIRQAFLAQVYSVIPKPVNKNIVLHTLARALQKVYGEPPPGDPAAPPTT
- a CDS encoding DUF1571 domain-containing protein, which codes for MDTSRSLVAVVLIAAVAASPGCARAFARKNAGPNAVIPVSDTSQTPASPPSAQPPPVAAPKPPAEPSVAPPRADAISEPSVPPLPDVTGPVPVANAVPPINVPPEVPDAPVQRAQGMADNSGGVVSADSDDRRPLKERLEEMRKKREERREQRREDRDPMPLPSLPALPPPSNVKPPAAAEPVPSPTPAAPAPMPAVNAATSPVPASSSADVKQLLDMARARYATVTDFEARMVRREVVNGKEQPGEEVLYKFRKEPLSVYMKTVSENGKGREVLYVKGQFDGKMHVITGKGDNRLVGVGFKTTVDPDSNTATAKSRYRIYEAGFGRTLDGLVKSVEKGAVKVVGEVRRKEYEFPLTAIEVTIRPGDDAMMPKGGKRQIFFDAKKDSPSYLFPVLVVATDADGREVEYYCFDGIKVPSGMKDADWTPDILGKKK